From the genome of Candidatus Electrothrix communis, one region includes:
- a CDS encoding 6-phosphofructokinase translates to MNKIVISTGGGDAPGLNAVIFAVVKSATKLGWEVYGSRHGYMGFLDREEMIRLMPSDVEGITSTGGTILGTTNKGNPFSMPVKNFADEEMLVDVSGKVMDGFKRMGFGCHIAVGGDGSLEIAHRFAEMGMPVVGVPKTIDNDLEATDRTFGFDTAVSTATEALDKLHSTAKSHDRVMVVEVMGRDSGWIALYSGISGGADVILLPEIPFDMDAVCAKISENELHGKHYSIVVVAEGAKEEGGEVRNRGTGETGRAEVVLGGVGEWVAEEIRKRIGKDTRSLVLGHLQRGGSPTTFDRLLALRFGAAAVRMAAEGLFDRMVAWTPPSMSAVLLADAIRCRKQVDLKSDKVLTARSIGICLGDKE, encoded by the coding sequence ATGAACAAAATAGTGATTTCCACAGGTGGAGGAGATGCACCCGGCCTGAACGCGGTGATTTTTGCGGTAGTGAAATCCGCAACCAAACTCGGCTGGGAAGTCTACGGAAGTCGACACGGCTATATGGGGTTTCTGGATAGAGAAGAGATGATTCGCCTGATGCCCTCGGATGTTGAGGGAATAACATCGACCGGCGGAACGATCCTCGGTACGACAAATAAGGGAAATCCCTTTTCCATGCCGGTGAAAAATTTTGCCGATGAAGAAATGCTGGTTGACGTCTCAGGGAAAGTCATGGACGGATTTAAACGTATGGGCTTTGGTTGCCATATCGCTGTTGGCGGTGATGGAAGTTTGGAGATAGCACATCGTTTCGCAGAAATGGGGATGCCGGTTGTTGGAGTACCCAAAACCATTGATAATGATTTGGAGGCCACAGACCGGACCTTTGGTTTTGACACAGCGGTTTCCACTGCGACCGAGGCCCTAGACAAACTCCATTCCACAGCCAAATCTCATGATCGAGTCATGGTTGTCGAAGTTATGGGAAGGGATTCCGGCTGGATCGCCCTCTATTCGGGGATCTCAGGGGGTGCTGATGTTATCCTGCTCCCGGAGATCCCCTTTGACATGGATGCGGTCTGTGCCAAGATCAGCGAAAACGAGCTGCATGGTAAGCATTATTCCATCGTTGTGGTTGCGGAAGGGGCAAAGGAAGAAGGCGGCGAGGTGAGAAATCGCGGCACAGGAGAAACCGGGCGGGCGGAAGTTGTACTCGGTGGTGTCGGAGAATGGGTGGCAGAGGAAATCAGAAAAAGAATCGGCAAGGATACCCGATCGCTGGTGCTCGGTCATCTCCAACGGGGCGGTTCACCAACCACCTTTGACCGCCTATTGGCCCTTCGTTTTGGGGCTGCTGCTGTGCGTATGGCTGCGGAAGGCCTGTTTGATCGGATGGTGGCCTGGACTCCTCCCTCCATGTCAGCCGTCTTGCTGGCAGATGCTATTCGCTGTCGGAAACAGGTGGATCTGAAGAGTGACAAGGTCCTGACAGCCCGCTCTATTGGCATCTGCCTTGGGGATAAGGAGTAG
- a CDS encoding CZB domain-containing protein, with protein MDVAHIQVAIIGHLQWKSKLSDFFYGVDTLSVSQVPDHAGCDFGKWLYSSGLEEFSGYSEMKRVESLHKSFHEKIKHLVQMPEEKRKSAEGKQELQAFKADCDTFVNLLETVQAKAEKESI; from the coding sequence ATGGATGTAGCACATATACAGGTGGCTATCATAGGCCATTTGCAATGGAAATCAAAACTGTCTGATTTTTTTTACGGAGTAGACACGCTCAGTGTTTCGCAGGTTCCTGACCATGCAGGATGCGATTTCGGCAAGTGGCTGTATAGCTCGGGGTTGGAGGAGTTTTCCGGTTATTCGGAAATGAAGCGTGTGGAATCACTTCATAAGTCCTTTCATGAAAAGATTAAACATCTGGTGCAGATGCCGGAAGAAAAAAGAAAGAGTGCTGAGGGCAAGCAGGAGCTGCAAGCTTTTAAAGCGGATTGTGATACCTTTGTTAATTTGCTGGAAACTGTTCAGGCTAAGGCTGAGAAGGAAAGTATTTAA
- a CDS encoding YqiJ family protein — protein MILTFLIEAANLPFSVSLAVMIAFVLLEAISLSFGAGLSDIIDALLPDLDLDVDLPDSSLSTFTQILSWFRVGEVPLLMLFLVALTTFGISGLLLQSLVQMVTGTLLPPLIAIVPACFCAIPFIRVISELLNRYMPKDETTAVSEDSLIGRSAIILAGTATQGKPVQAKVRDEHQHAHYILVEPELPKENFNAGETVIVSGKERAIFQAVRQQTGGSE, from the coding sequence ATGATACTCACCTTCCTCATAGAAGCAGCCAACTTGCCCTTCTCGGTCTCACTTGCCGTGATGATCGCGTTTGTCCTGTTGGAGGCCATCTCTCTCAGCTTCGGGGCAGGACTCTCAGATATTATTGACGCTCTGCTCCCGGACCTGGACCTGGATGTAGATCTACCGGACAGCTCTCTCTCGACCTTCACCCAAATTCTCAGCTGGTTCCGGGTTGGTGAAGTTCCGCTGCTCATGCTGTTTCTGGTCGCCCTGACAACCTTCGGCATTTCAGGACTACTTTTGCAATCCCTGGTCCAGATGGTCACCGGAACCTTGCTGCCACCACTTATAGCAATCGTCCCGGCCTGTTTCTGCGCAATCCCTTTTATCCGGGTCATTAGTGAGCTCCTCAATAGGTATATGCCCAAAGACGAAACCACGGCTGTGTCGGAAGACAGCCTCATCGGGAGATCAGCAATTATTCTTGCAGGCACTGCAACTCAAGGAAAACCGGTTCAGGCCAAGGTCCGGGACGAGCACCAACATGCCCATTATATTCTGGTGGAGCCGGAGCTGCCAAAAGAAAACTTCAACGCAGGTGAGACCGTTATTGTCTCGGGCAAAGAGAGGGCTATCTTTCAGGCGGTTCGACAACAAACTGGTGGGAGCGAGTAA
- a CDS encoding endonuclease III domain-containing protein: MVSDELEEIYRRMLTHFGPQHWWPGETPFEVMVGAILTQNTNWQNVEKAIANLKGAGVLSLPALAALSVEKLAEYIRPAGYYNIKAGRLQNLFTMIAEHWDNDLDYLLQQPAVILREQLLSVKGIGPETADSMVLYAAGQPIFVVDAYTHRILLRHEVISEDYDYFQIQEMFMDNLNEDAALFNEYHALLVEVGKQFCKKSKPQCGGCPLAGVGGVEEHVPC, encoded by the coding sequence ATGGTATCGGACGAACTGGAAGAAATCTACCGCCGCATGCTGACGCATTTCGGGCCTCAGCACTGGTGGCCCGGCGAAACACCTTTTGAGGTGATGGTGGGTGCGATCCTGACTCAGAATACCAATTGGCAGAATGTGGAAAAGGCCATTGCCAATCTAAAAGGAGCTGGAGTGCTCTCCCTGCCTGCTCTGGCTGCCCTCAGCGTGGAAAAATTGGCTGAGTATATCCGCCCTGCTGGCTATTATAACATCAAGGCTGGGCGGCTACAGAACTTATTCACCATGATTGCGGAGCACTGGGATAATGATTTGGATTATCTGCTGCAACAGCCCGCTGTGATCCTGCGCGAACAACTGCTTTCAGTTAAGGGGATCGGGCCGGAAACGGCCGACTCTATGGTGCTCTACGCTGCTGGACAGCCGATTTTTGTGGTGGATGCCTACACCCACCGTATCTTGCTCCGCCATGAGGTTATTTCTGAAGACTATGATTATTTTCAGATTCAGGAGATGTTCATGGATAACTTAAATGAGGACGCAGCCCTGTTTAATGAATACCATGCCTTGCTGGTCGAGGTCGGCAAACAGTTCTGCAAAAAGTCTAAGCCGCAATGCGGGGGATGTCCGCTTGCCGGGGTCGGAGGCGTGGAGGAGCATGTTCCCTGTTGA
- a CDS encoding DsrE family protein has protein sequence MQKTIIFSFQGNPMCFIHVLLNGLNMAEQGMEGKIVLEGEAVKLVPEMAKSDHFLHKLYTKAKEEGLILGACRACSNKMGVAEAVTAEGLPLIGAMAGHPAMAEYIKEGYTIITL, from the coding sequence ATGCAGAAAACTATTATCTTCTCCTTTCAGGGGAATCCCATGTGTTTTATTCATGTACTGCTCAACGGTTTGAATATGGCTGAACAGGGGATGGAAGGGAAAATTGTTTTGGAAGGAGAAGCCGTTAAATTGGTGCCGGAAATGGCGAAATCAGATCATTTTCTCCATAAGCTGTATACAAAGGCCAAGGAAGAAGGGCTTATTCTTGGCGCCTGTCGGGCCTGTTCCAATAAGATGGGTGTTGCAGAGGCGGTGACAGCAGAGGGTCTTCCGTTGATAGGGGCGATGGCGGGGCATCCGGCAATGGCGGAATATATAAAGGAAGGGTATACGATTATCACCTTGTAG
- a CDS encoding Fe-S cluster assembly protein HesB, whose product MLEVTSSAVENLKTYLADNNIESAIRISLMQGG is encoded by the coding sequence ATGCTGGAAGTAACGAGTTCAGCGGTCGAGAATCTCAAAACATATCTCGCCGACAATAATATTGAATCCGCGATCCGCATCTCGCTGATGCAGGGCGGCTGA